One Actinoplanes missouriensis 431 DNA segment encodes these proteins:
- the dxr gene encoding 1-deoxy-D-xylulose-5-phosphate reductoisomerase has product MDAMRDLVLLGSTGSIGTQAIDIVRRNPERFRVVALGAGGGNVELLAAQALELGVEVVGVARSSAVQDLQLAFYAEAQKRGWSSGDFKLPRIVAGPDAMTELARVGCDVVLNGVVGSLGLAPTLAALESGRILALANKESLVAGGPLVRRIAKPGQIVPVDSEHSALAQCLRGGAASEVRRLILTASGGAFRGRRREELTGVTPEEALKHPTWDMGPVVTINSATMVNKALEVIEAHELFGVPYDDIEVMVHPQSVLHSLVEFADGSTLAQASPPDMRLPIALALAWPDRVPEAAAAVDWTQAHNWELRPLDDEAFPAVRLAKEAGRAGRCLPAVYNAANEECVAAFVSGRLPFLGIVDTLERVLAEAPDFAEPGTVDDVLAAEAWARAQAQRTIATVAEGA; this is encoded by the coding sequence ATGGACGCCATGCGCGACCTCGTTCTGCTCGGGTCCACGGGATCCATCGGCACCCAGGCCATCGACATCGTCCGCCGCAACCCGGAGAGGTTCCGCGTGGTGGCCCTCGGCGCGGGCGGTGGCAACGTCGAACTGCTCGCCGCTCAGGCCCTGGAGCTGGGCGTCGAGGTGGTGGGCGTGGCGCGTTCGTCGGCCGTACAGGATCTGCAGCTGGCCTTCTACGCCGAGGCGCAGAAGCGCGGCTGGTCCTCCGGTGACTTCAAACTCCCGCGGATCGTCGCGGGACCGGACGCGATGACCGAGCTCGCGCGGGTCGGCTGCGACGTCGTGCTGAACGGCGTCGTCGGCAGCCTCGGTCTCGCGCCCACGCTGGCCGCGCTGGAGTCCGGCCGGATCCTCGCCCTCGCGAACAAGGAGTCGCTGGTCGCCGGTGGGCCGCTGGTGCGCCGGATCGCCAAGCCGGGGCAGATCGTCCCGGTCGACTCCGAGCACTCGGCGCTCGCCCAGTGCCTGCGCGGCGGCGCCGCGTCCGAGGTGCGGCGGCTGATCCTGACCGCGAGCGGGGGAGCGTTCCGGGGGCGGCGCCGCGAGGAGCTGACCGGCGTCACTCCCGAGGAGGCGCTCAAGCACCCGACCTGGGACATGGGCCCGGTCGTCACGATCAACTCGGCCACCATGGTGAACAAGGCCCTGGAGGTGATCGAGGCGCACGAGCTGTTCGGGGTGCCCTACGACGACATCGAGGTGATGGTCCACCCGCAGTCCGTGCTGCACTCCCTGGTCGAGTTCGCCGACGGCTCCACCCTGGCGCAGGCCAGCCCGCCGGACATGCGGCTGCCGATCGCGCTGGCGCTGGCCTGGCCGGACCGGGTGCCCGAGGCGGCCGCGGCGGTGGACTGGACGCAGGCGCACAACTGGGAGCTGCGGCCGCTCGACGACGAGGCCTTCCCGGCGGTCCGCCTGGCCAAGGAGGCGGGCCGGGCCGGGCGGTGCCTGCCGGCCGTCTACAACGCCGCGAACGAGGAGTGTGTGGCCGCCTTCGTCTCCGGTCGGCTACCTTTTCTGGGCATCGTCGACACCCTGGAACGGGTGCTCGCGGAGGCCCCGGATTTCGCTGAACCGGGTACCGTCGATGACGTGCTTGCCGCGGAGGCATGGGCGCGCGCCCAGGCACAGCGGACGATCGCGACTGTGGCTGAAGGAGCCTGA
- a CDS encoding YhjD/YihY/BrkB family envelope integrity protein, with product MRKLFAPLRGRDVSLHAAAITFYAGIAVVPIALLAVWLTSLVVGAQRVRDLTGRTIAALPDEIGAPQALASLIDAGLNLTPMLALASLLPATLYGEGLRRAFVSLRRPGESLVGWRGRLLWLPLLAAAPALLLALFLALPTTSGLWLRGGWWSVLGVVLSFLATWIVLTPVVIWVFRYVAPGRPPWLATILIGSFTAANLSGFLHGAVLFCSLPLDLGVPFGGFTEIGAMVAAGLWLYLFHVVLLTGFTVTHTVKTYLTDESPRVPGLFAR from the coding sequence GTGCGAAAACTGTTCGCTCCACTGCGGGGCCGGGACGTGTCGCTGCATGCGGCCGCCATCACGTTCTACGCCGGGATCGCGGTGGTGCCGATCGCGCTGCTCGCGGTCTGGCTCACCAGTCTGGTCGTAGGCGCTCAGCGCGTACGGGATCTGACCGGCCGGACCATAGCCGCCCTGCCCGACGAGATCGGAGCGCCGCAGGCGCTCGCGTCCCTGATCGACGCCGGGCTGAACCTGACGCCGATGCTCGCGCTCGCCAGCCTGCTGCCGGCCACCCTCTACGGCGAAGGGCTGCGCCGGGCCTTCGTCTCGCTGCGCCGCCCCGGCGAGTCCCTGGTCGGCTGGCGCGGCCGGCTGCTCTGGCTGCCGCTGCTGGCCGCCGCGCCCGCGCTGCTGCTCGCGCTCTTCCTGGCGCTGCCGACGACGAGCGGCCTGTGGCTGCGCGGCGGCTGGTGGTCGGTGCTCGGCGTGGTGCTCTCGTTCCTCGCCACCTGGATCGTGCTCACCCCTGTGGTGATCTGGGTGTTCCGCTACGTGGCGCCGGGCCGGCCGCCGTGGCTCGCCACGATCCTGATCGGCTCGTTCACCGCGGCGAACCTCTCCGGGTTCCTGCACGGCGCCGTGCTGTTCTGCTCGCTGCCGCTGGATCTCGGCGTCCCGTTCGGCGGTTTCACCGAGATCGGCGCGATGGTCGCGGCCGGACTCTGGCTCTACCTCTTCCATGTCGTGTTACTGACCGGGTTCACGGTGACACACACTGTCAAGACGTATTTAACGGACGAATCGCCGAGGGTGCCCGGGCTGTTCGCGCGGTAG
- a CDS encoding phytoene desaturase family protein, with amino-acid sequence MTPIPDRADVVIIGSGHNGLVSAILLARAGLDVIVLEAASVLGGATRTEHPFAKVPGLGQSTGSYLLGLMPPELLRTLDLTIPVLRRDPHYFLPTPGPAGSPYLLFGRDPADTRAQLEKFFSARDAAADEALAVEIGALRADLAPAWLEEPASVEEIADRHIRPQLQSTFLDLVRGSVASYLGRFGFSSELLVSMYAVTDGLSGLNAGPDDPGTGHNFLVHNMCRLPGADGTWMIAQGGMGTVSRTFADAARAAGARLFTDARVSAVTVDGGAASGVVLADGRQIAARVVVGSCDPYQLMGLVPDGALPPALTERMTAVRRTGTTLKVNLALRDLPDFSCLPAGSPSPFGATIHLLPHSGSPMASLREMWADVQAGRLPSEPTIEWYVHTTVDPSLQDPEGHHSSALFVQSVPFQPAGSSWDAEIDGYVRKLLEICDRYAPGTSDLVVDAMPLTPPGIEEHFGITGGHIHHVDNTVAFDKRMPYSTGLDGLYAGSAGAHPAGSVIGAAGHNVARRILKDLAV; translated from the coding sequence ATGACCCCCATTCCCGACCGCGCCGATGTGGTGATCATCGGCTCCGGGCACAACGGCCTGGTCTCGGCGATCCTGCTGGCCCGCGCCGGGCTCGACGTCATCGTGCTCGAGGCCGCGAGCGTCCTCGGCGGCGCCACCCGCACCGAGCACCCCTTCGCCAAGGTCCCCGGCCTCGGCCAGTCCACCGGGTCCTACCTGCTCGGCCTGATGCCGCCGGAGCTGCTGCGCACCCTCGACCTGACGATCCCGGTGCTCCGCCGCGACCCGCACTACTTCCTGCCGACGCCCGGGCCGGCCGGCTCGCCCTACCTGCTGTTCGGCCGCGACCCGGCCGACACCCGGGCCCAGCTGGAGAAATTCTTCTCGGCCCGGGACGCCGCGGCCGACGAGGCCCTCGCCGTCGAGATCGGCGCGCTGCGCGCCGATCTCGCGCCGGCCTGGCTGGAGGAGCCGGCGTCCGTCGAGGAGATCGCCGACCGCCACATCCGGCCGCAGCTCCAGAGCACCTTCCTCGATCTGGTACGGGGATCGGTCGCCTCCTACCTCGGCCGGTTCGGGTTCTCCAGTGAGCTGCTGGTCAGCATGTACGCGGTCACCGACGGGCTCTCCGGGCTCAACGCCGGCCCGGACGACCCCGGCACCGGGCACAACTTCCTGGTGCACAACATGTGCCGGCTGCCCGGGGCGGACGGCACCTGGATGATCGCGCAGGGCGGGATGGGAACCGTCTCACGGACCTTCGCGGACGCGGCGCGGGCCGCCGGGGCCCGTCTCTTCACGGACGCCCGGGTCAGCGCGGTGACCGTCGACGGCGGGGCCGCCAGTGGCGTGGTGCTCGCCGACGGGCGTCAGATCGCCGCCCGTGTCGTGGTGGGGAGCTGTGACCCGTACCAATTGATGGGTCTTGTCCCCGACGGGGCTCTGCCCCCGGCGCTGACCGAGCGGATGACCGCGGTGCGGCGGACCGGCACGACACTCAAGGTCAATCTGGCGCTGCGGGACCTGCCGGACTTCTCCTGCCTGCCGGCGGGCAGCCCGTCGCCGTTCGGGGCGACCATCCACCTGCTGCCGCACTCCGGCTCGCCGATGGCGTCGCTGCGCGAGATGTGGGCGGACGTGCAGGCCGGGCGGCTGCCGTCCGAGCCGACCATCGAGTGGTACGTGCACACCACCGTCGACCCGTCGCTGCAGGACCCGGAGGGGCATCACTCGTCGGCGCTGTTCGTGCAGTCGGTGCCGTTCCAGCCGGCCGGGTCGTCCTGGGACGCCGAGATCGACGGTTATGTTCGGAAATTGCTGGAGATCTGCGACAGGTATGCGCCCGGGACCTCAGACCTGGTGGTGGACGCCATGCCGCTCACCCCGCCGGGGATCGAGGAGCACTTCGGGATCACCGGAGGGCACATCCACCACGTCGACAACACCGTGGCGTTCGACAAGCGGATGCCGTATTCCACCGGGCTCGACGGGCTGTACGCGGGATCGGCGGGGGCACACCCGGCCGGCAGCGTGATCGGCGCGGCGGGCCACAACGTGGCCCGCCGCATCCTGAAGGACCTCGCGGTCTAG